Proteins encoded by one window of Tunturibacter psychrotolerans:
- a CDS encoding nucleotide disphospho-sugar-binding domain-containing protein: MTALARKLQSRGHEVICIGVPDTEPIVRAAGLTFVPYCEEEFPTGSLTEAYAPVAKMQGMEVVAYTSEKIFAPLTRAALKHLPQTLEQTGVEALVIDTIHFFLELVPINMGIPYAQVCCAMPLDLSGTTPPFIFNWPHETTPEALTRNIEGVHQAVQTLLPVLAEATHYADSTDLRSNWQEPGSTLSKLAVITQTPKEFDFPGIPWPSQFHYAGPLHDGEGREPVAFPWEKLNGKPLIYASLGTLVNGLDHAYTAILEASNELPEVQLVLSVGHSINPDDLRPIPPHAIIVRTAPQLQLLKRAALCITHAGLNTTLEALAQGVPMVALPIGYDQPGVAARIEHHGVGRCLEVAALTGKQMLMAIRKVLENPSYRARAQYFQKVIKRTRGLKVAADRIEEAFENGTTFP, translated from the coding sequence ATGACGGCCCTCGCCCGCAAACTACAATCACGTGGACACGAAGTGATATGCATCGGTGTTCCGGATACCGAACCTATCGTTCGGGCTGCAGGCTTGACCTTTGTCCCGTATTGCGAGGAAGAATTTCCTACGGGATCGCTCACCGAAGCCTATGCGCCTGTGGCGAAGATGCAAGGTATGGAGGTCGTGGCCTATACATCCGAAAAAATATTCGCGCCTCTCACTCGGGCAGCCTTAAAGCATCTTCCGCAAACATTGGAACAAACAGGCGTTGAGGCCCTGGTGATCGATACCATTCACTTTTTCCTTGAATTAGTTCCTATCAATATGGGCATTCCTTACGCCCAGGTTTGCTGTGCTATGCCCCTTGACTTATCGGGAACGACGCCGCCATTTATCTTCAACTGGCCACACGAGACAACCCCGGAGGCGTTGACCAGGAACATCGAGGGAGTGCACCAGGCCGTACAGACACTGTTGCCGGTACTAGCCGAGGCGACGCACTACGCCGACAGCACCGATCTCAGAAGCAATTGGCAGGAGCCCGGATCAACTCTGTCCAAGCTGGCTGTCATTACCCAGACTCCAAAGGAGTTCGACTTCCCCGGCATTCCCTGGCCTTCTCAATTTCACTATGCTGGTCCGCTTCACGATGGCGAAGGTCGCGAGCCGGTAGCTTTTCCCTGGGAAAAATTGAATGGCAAGCCTCTGATCTACGCCTCATTGGGAACCCTGGTCAACGGCTTGGACCATGCCTACACCGCGATACTTGAGGCTTCGAACGAACTTCCAGAGGTTCAGCTTGTCCTTTCAGTGGGACATTCCATCAATCCCGATGATCTGCGTCCAATTCCACCGCACGCAATCATCGTTCGCACAGCCCCCCAGCTCCAACTCTTGAAGCGTGCCGCACTTTGCATAACCCATGCAGGACTGAATACAACACTTGAAGCGTTGGCCCAGGGAGTGCCGATGGTCGCTCTTCCAATCGGCTATGACCAGCCCGGCGTGGCTGCAAGAATCGAACATCACGGAGTAGGGAGATGTCTGGAGGTTGCGGCGCTCACCGGCAAACAGATGTTAATGGCGATCCGGAAAGTGCTGGAGAATCCGAGTTACCGCGCAAGGGCCCAGTACTTCCAAAAGGTCATAAAACGAACCCGCGGATTGAAAGTTGCTGCCGACCGGATCGAGGAGGCATTTGAAAACGGAACAACCTTTCCGTGA
- a CDS encoding AraC family transcriptional regulator, producing MAERTSSQLDGLLPSGAQMLGTSESLPWKGFFIEKHAMTPGERVLGISRWHLISALGKRPAFFEGKTAHGSVLSFIKPPGALTLVPLGMIPAIRLCSSSELISCAVEDAVVQTIAMEEREGQTLELLFKTGIRDRATGHIVNLLSEEMEAGGPAGRMYAESLVQALVSRYLALASSDFSPEAPAPRVMHPRLLRRLRDWMESNLHRDISLTAMAREANYSSTHLLRSFRASTGMTPHQYLLELRVAKAEGLLRDKGPRLIDIASECGFASQAHFTQIFKTRRGLTPGQYRREFAS from the coding sequence ATGGCAGAGCGTACTTCTTCGCAGCTTGACGGCCTGCTCCCATCCGGCGCACAGATGCTCGGGACCAGCGAGTCACTCCCCTGGAAGGGCTTCTTCATAGAGAAGCATGCCATGACGCCGGGAGAACGGGTGCTCGGCATCAGCCGCTGGCATCTAATCTCCGCGTTAGGAAAGCGTCCTGCCTTCTTTGAAGGCAAGACCGCCCATGGCAGCGTGCTGTCGTTCATAAAGCCGCCCGGTGCGCTCACGTTGGTTCCTCTCGGGATGATTCCGGCAATACGGCTGTGCTCATCTTCCGAGCTCATCAGCTGTGCGGTCGAAGACGCCGTCGTACAGACGATCGCGATGGAAGAGCGCGAGGGACAGACGCTGGAGTTGCTCTTCAAAACCGGTATTCGTGACCGCGCTACCGGACACATTGTCAACCTGCTATCGGAGGAAATGGAAGCTGGTGGCCCTGCGGGGCGGATGTATGCGGAATCCCTTGTACAAGCCCTTGTCAGCCGTTATCTCGCCCTTGCATCCAGCGACTTCTCCCCGGAGGCGCCCGCGCCTCGCGTGATGCATCCCCGGTTGCTGAGGCGTCTTCGTGATTGGATGGAATCCAACTTACATCGGGACATTTCGCTGACAGCCATGGCACGCGAAGCAAACTACAGCTCGACACATCTTTTGCGCTCCTTCCGTGCGTCTACTGGCATGACCCCGCATCAGTACCTGCTCGAACTGCGAGTGGCGAAGGCGGAAGGTCTGCTACGCGACAAGGGCCCCCGTCTGATCGATATCGCGAGCGAGTGTGGGTTTGCAAGCCAGGCTCACTTCACCCAAATTTTCAAAACTCGTCGAGGGCTTACGCCTGGTCAGTATCGTCGCGAGTTTGCCTCATAG
- a CDS encoding DHA2 family efflux MFS transporter permease subunit codes for MGDTMAPQSAVANLSASSKRLLPWLVAVAFFMESLDTTILNTAVPAISAALGVAPLSMKAVLASYTLSLAVFIPISGWMADRFGTRRVFASAIGLFTVGSFLCGISGSIHLLVACRILQGCGGAMMVPVGRLTLVRTFAKADLLRTMSFVSIPALVAPMLGPIAGGLIVGYLHWRFIFFLNIPIGVVGLILVYIHLPDYREEISHRLDVVGLILFGSGIALLSYILEIFGEHTLSAREMSGLLVLSALLLAGYGVHAKKLTFPLLQLKLFTIRTFRAAVSGSFFTRLGIGGVPFLLPLLYQVGLGFTPIESGLLVMPQAIAAMSMKTVMPRLLRRVGYRGVLISNTLILGFLLIAFATIGPRTPVWVIILQAFLYGAFTSLQYTSMNTLVYADIADQDTSSASSIASTMQQMSISFGVAIAGLATAFFIPSTHSNKTEMIEGIHKALISLGILTIASTIVFRSLKTGDGDDVSQHKVLHPGG; via the coding sequence ATGGGAGATACGATGGCACCTCAATCTGCTGTAGCGAACCTCTCCGCATCGTCTAAGCGTCTCTTGCCCTGGCTCGTGGCGGTAGCATTTTTCATGGAGTCCTTAGATACCACCATCCTAAACACTGCGGTCCCGGCGATCTCCGCAGCCCTCGGTGTCGCCCCGCTCAGCATGAAAGCCGTGCTGGCAAGCTATACCCTTAGTCTCGCCGTATTTATCCCAATCAGTGGGTGGATGGCTGATCGGTTCGGAACTCGACGCGTGTTTGCATCAGCAATCGGTCTTTTTACCGTGGGCTCTTTCCTCTGTGGCATATCCGGCAGCATTCATCTGCTCGTTGCTTGTCGTATCCTGCAGGGTTGCGGCGGCGCAATGATGGTGCCTGTGGGCAGGCTTACACTCGTGCGAACTTTTGCCAAGGCCGACCTCTTGCGCACGATGAGTTTCGTTTCCATCCCAGCCCTGGTTGCTCCGATGCTGGGACCTATTGCGGGAGGCCTAATCGTTGGTTATCTCCACTGGAGATTCATCTTCTTCCTGAATATCCCGATTGGAGTCGTAGGACTTATCCTCGTTTACATCCATTTGCCAGACTATCGGGAAGAGATTTCTCATCGGCTCGACGTGGTCGGTCTTATTCTTTTTGGATCCGGAATCGCGCTGCTCTCCTACATACTGGAGATCTTTGGAGAGCACACGCTGAGCGCTCGAGAGATGTCAGGCTTGCTGGTGCTATCTGCACTCCTGCTTGCCGGTTACGGAGTTCACGCCAAAAAACTCACATTTCCTCTGTTACAGCTTAAGCTATTCACTATCCGTACATTTAGAGCCGCGGTGAGCGGCAGCTTTTTTACCCGGCTGGGAATTGGTGGAGTACCGTTCCTTCTGCCTCTGCTTTATCAAGTCGGGCTGGGGTTCACTCCAATTGAATCCGGGCTCCTCGTCATGCCACAAGCAATCGCCGCTATGAGTATGAAGACCGTTATGCCGCGACTCTTGAGACGGGTAGGATATCGCGGTGTACTGATCTCCAATACTCTAATTCTCGGATTTCTTCTTATTGCGTTTGCCACGATAGGCCCCCGAACGCCCGTGTGGGTGATCATCCTGCAGGCCTTCCTCTATGGGGCCTTTACATCGTTGCAGTACACGAGCATGAATACCCTGGTCTACGCGGATATCGCAGACCAGGACACCAGCAGCGCCAGCTCTATAGCGAGCACTATGCAACAGATGTCAATCAGCTTCGGGGTTGCTATCGCAGGGTTGGCGACTGCATTCTTTATCCCCAGCACGCACAGCAACAAAACAGAGATGATCGAGGGCATTCATAAAGCACTCATCTCTCTTGGAATATTGACGATTGCTTCGACGATCGTGTTTCGCAGCTTGAAGACCGGAGATGGTGACGATGTCAGTCAGCACAAAGTCCTTCACCCGGGCGGGTAA
- a CDS encoding bactofilin family protein, which produces MEANVSRTLIGKSLVIRGEVTGLEAMHIDGRVEGSVALPGQTITVGRSGQTAAMLISSKIVVLGQVRGNCQASDHLDIRSEGSMSGDAIVSRISIADGAFVKGNIDVRRS; this is translated from the coding sequence ATGGAAGCGAATGTAAGTCGGACTTTGATAGGCAAGTCTCTAGTAATTAGGGGAGAGGTCACAGGCTTGGAGGCTATGCATATCGATGGCAGAGTCGAAGGTTCCGTTGCACTACCTGGTCAGACGATTACTGTGGGGAGAAGCGGCCAAACGGCAGCAATGCTGATATCAAGTAAAATTGTGGTACTTGGACAGGTTCGCGGAAATTGTCAGGCAAGCGATCACCTCGACATCCGCAGTGAGGGGTCGATGAGCGGCGATGCAATCGTATCGAGGATATCGATCGCGGATGGAGCCTTCGTTAAGGGAAACATCGACGTCCGCCGTTCTTGA
- a CDS encoding DUF2924 domain-containing protein has protein sequence MVELWRDNFGKPPGLVRPELLLPILAYRVQERAYGGLSPKASARSQTIATSLRPQSRSRDEARQRFKSGTKLVREWREKTQRGHPR, from the coding sequence TTGGTAGAACTATGGAGGGACAACTTTGGTAAACCGCCGGGGCTGGTTCGCCCGGAACTCCTGTTGCCCATTCTTGCGTACAGAGTCCAGGAAAGGGCTTACGGGGGTCTTTCCCCGAAAGCTAGTGCGAGGTCGCAGACAATCGCAACCTCGCTTAGACCTCAGAGTCGCTCTAGGGATGAAGCAAGGCAGCGGTTCAAATCAGGAACAAAACTAGTTCGGGAGTGGAGGGAAAAGACACAACGAGGTCACCCTCGGTGA
- a CDS encoding recombinase family protein → MTSAKTAIRCAIYTRKSSEEGLEQSFNSLHAQREACEAYVLSQRHEGWQLLANQYDDGGFSGGNMERPGLKKLIADIASGKIDTVVVYKVDRLTRALSDFAKIVDAFDKQGVSFVSVTQQFNTTTSMGRLTLNVLLSFAQFEREVTGERIRDKVAASKKKGMWMGGHVPKGYDRAEGKPIVNAEEATAVRNIFLAYLECGCVRKLAEHLKHSGIRSKRWTSSTGRQRGGAVLSRGSLYHTLNNPIYIGKIAHQGKLHDGQHEPILDLQLWNRVAAMLKENRVARRTQSNLPSGRLLHGKLVSSDGQRYTPTHAAKKGRRYFYYILNGSGRGSSANIIKRLPADELEGRVLSSIGSFLEDSLRLSGYFETLDVRELRLLTSAAKHRAAQLAETAHADTRDFVSRIVQKIIVEKNELCIFLSGEQLFKSFLGDVRPGDSLVEIQLREPISFARRGSAVKLILSNGDGKSDAPIASLVRAVVQARTWSDWIVSGKVRNLEQLAAKAGLNKRYASRILRLAALSPTLYEAILTGNHSPLLTVSAITKDLPLQWGAQRISKQMKLHSENPTTDLDQR, encoded by the coding sequence GTGACCTCGGCTAAAACCGCAATTCGTTGTGCCATTTACACCCGAAAATCTTCTGAAGAAGGGCTGGAACAGTCTTTCAACTCCCTCCATGCCCAGCGAGAGGCCTGCGAAGCTTACGTCTTGAGCCAGCGTCATGAGGGATGGCAGCTTCTGGCAAATCAATACGACGATGGCGGATTCTCTGGAGGCAACATGGAGCGGCCAGGACTCAAGAAGCTGATCGCCGACATCGCCTCCGGCAAGATCGACACTGTAGTCGTCTACAAGGTAGATCGCCTCACTCGCGCACTGTCCGACTTCGCCAAGATAGTGGATGCCTTTGATAAACAGGGCGTGAGCTTCGTCTCCGTCACTCAACAGTTCAATACGACAACCTCCATGGGTCGGCTTACTCTCAATGTACTGCTCTCCTTCGCACAATTCGAGCGTGAGGTCACCGGAGAAAGGATCAGGGACAAAGTTGCAGCCTCGAAGAAGAAGGGCATGTGGATGGGGGGCCATGTGCCAAAGGGGTACGACAGGGCGGAGGGAAAACCGATCGTCAACGCCGAGGAGGCGACAGCTGTCCGAAATATCTTCCTCGCATATCTTGAGTGTGGATGCGTGCGGAAGCTCGCAGAACATCTGAAACACTCTGGCATTCGCAGCAAAAGATGGACCAGTTCCACAGGCCGCCAACGAGGAGGTGCGGTCCTCTCACGCGGCTCCCTTTACCACACGCTCAACAATCCGATCTATATCGGGAAGATCGCTCATCAAGGAAAGCTTCACGACGGCCAACACGAGCCAATCTTAGATCTTCAGTTATGGAACCGGGTCGCGGCGATGCTTAAAGAAAATCGGGTTGCTCGACGAACACAAAGCAATCTTCCTTCGGGCCGGCTATTACATGGAAAATTAGTGAGTTCAGATGGCCAAAGATATACACCAACTCACGCAGCGAAGAAGGGGAGGCGCTATTTTTACTACATCCTCAACGGCTCCGGCCGCGGTTCATCGGCGAACATCATCAAACGACTGCCTGCGGACGAACTGGAGGGACGTGTTCTTTCCTCAATTGGCTCTTTCCTTGAAGATTCTCTGCGACTCTCAGGGTATTTTGAAACACTCGACGTGCGGGAACTGCGCTTGTTGACGTCAGCCGCGAAGCATCGTGCAGCTCAACTCGCGGAGACCGCTCATGCAGACACACGGGATTTCGTCTCTCGGATCGTCCAGAAGATCATCGTCGAAAAGAATGAGTTGTGTATCTTTTTGAGCGGAGAGCAGCTATTCAAGAGTTTTCTTGGGGACGTGCGTCCAGGCGATTCGCTCGTCGAAATTCAGCTGCGTGAACCGATATCGTTCGCACGGCGCGGAAGTGCAGTCAAATTGATCTTGTCGAACGGTGACGGCAAGAGCGACGCTCCAATCGCTTCCCTGGTACGCGCTGTCGTTCAGGCGAGAACATGGTCGGACTGGATCGTCTCCGGGAAGGTGAGGAACTTGGAGCAGCTTGCGGCCAAAGCCGGCCTCAACAAACGCTACGCCTCTCGAATTCTTCGATTAGCGGCCCTCTCTCCGACGCTCTACGAAGCGATTCTCACTGGAAACCACTCACCCTTACTGACCGTATCCGCTATTACTAAGGATCTTCCTCTTCAATGGGGGGCACAACGCATATCAAAACAGATGAAGCTGCACTCTGAGAACCCGACAACAGATCTTGACCAGCGGTAG
- a CDS encoding sulfatase-like hydrolase/transferase, with amino-acid sequence MRSWEPFCAYVSYSMVHMPVLPHPDFAGKTGNGDWADVLAEMDYRTGQILDAIHDAGIDDNTIVVFCSDNGPEGTDPWLGDSGPWRGTYFTAMEASLRAPFIIRWPGKIPAGRVSNEIVHIVDMYPTLARVAGAKLPTDRPVDGIDQLGFFLGKQENSNREGFPAYVADRL; translated from the coding sequence TTGAGATCTTGGGAGCCCTTCTGCGCTTACGTCTCTTACTCTATGGTTCATATGCCCGTGCTTCCTCATCCGGACTTCGCCGGTAAAACCGGCAACGGTGACTGGGCCGACGTGCTCGCCGAGATGGACTATCGCACCGGCCAAATTCTCGACGCCATCCACGACGCCGGTATCGATGACAACACGATCGTCGTCTTCTGCAGCGACAACGGGCCCGAAGGTACCGATCCATGGCTAGGCGACTCCGGTCCATGGCGCGGAACCTACTTCACGGCGATGGAGGCGTCTCTCCGCGCCCCCTTCATCATTCGCTGGCCTGGGAAAATTCCTGCTGGTCGCGTCTCCAACGAGATCGTGCACATCGTCGACATGTACCCGACACTCGCTCGTGTTGCCGGCGCGAAACTGCCTACCGATCGCCCGGTTGACGGCATCGACCAGCTCGGCTTCTTTCTCGGTAAGCAGGAGAACTCCAACCGTGAAGGCTTCCCCGCATATGTCGCCGACCGCCTTTAG
- a CDS encoding sensor histidine kinase: MHIKVRVRKSSHWQNPKVQGIRVTVSDNGAGIAAANLCRIFEPFFTTKGENGTGLGLWVASGIVDRSGGSILTRSNVDPGKHGTCFSIFLPAES, encoded by the coding sequence GTGCACATAAAAGTCCGCGTCCGCAAATCGTCTCACTGGCAAAATCCCAAGGTCCAGGGCATTCGAGTAACCGTTTCCGACAACGGAGCGGGCATTGCTGCAGCCAACCTTTGTCGCATCTTTGAGCCATTCTTTACTACCAAGGGAGAGAATGGGACCGGGCTGGGACTCTGGGTGGCGAGCGGAATTGTGGATCGTTCCGGTGGTTCGATTCTGACTCGAAGCAACGTGGATCCAGGCAAGCACGGGACTTGCTTTTCGATCTTTCTGCCCGCTGAATCTTAG
- a CDS encoding serine hydrolase → MNSSKGRACLKRPGTYLLAAICAVCYATTLAQTSAITASKIHKETSSGLRVFTPFQADAVEPNSTKQRLDEVAGSFTKDDAFMGAVVVAKGSDILLDKGYGKAVMEWNIPDSPNVKFRIGSMTKQFTAALVLLEQEDGKLSVDDPIRKYLPDSPATWDKITVADLLHHTSGVPNFIFDKRFFEWRMVSHTPAEEMELFKDKPLNFLPGTQWEYSNSNYALLGIILEKVTGQRFVDLLQERILVPLGMKDSGLDDDDLILPKRAEGYQPGSKGIVPVRSQSMSVGWSTGSMYSTTGDLLRWERGLFGGKVLSASSLKQMTTATKGNYGCGVFVSRKDDMKVVEHGGSIEGFNSYMIYVPARNIAVIALSNVSGDAPDKMAAKLLDVTLGKTVTLAKQRVAVPIAKGELPKFVGDYQISTQLSLNITASDGGLVVLATGQPPLRFSYEGEINGHPQFFTRAMDAQIEFLPTVTDHVSTLVLHLSGTAMTGKRQ, encoded by the coding sequence ATGAATAGTTCAAAGGGCCGCGCTTGTCTCAAGCGCCCGGGTACTTACTTATTAGCAGCGATTTGTGCTGTGTGCTATGCAACAACATTGGCTCAAACCAGCGCCATAACCGCATCCAAAATTCACAAAGAGACCTCAAGTGGCCTCCGAGTCTTTACGCCGTTCCAAGCCGATGCTGTCGAGCCGAACTCGACCAAGCAGCGTTTGGATGAGGTAGCAGGTTCGTTCACCAAGGACGATGCATTCATGGGTGCGGTCGTAGTGGCAAAGGGCTCCGACATACTTCTCGATAAGGGTTACGGAAAAGCAGTCATGGAGTGGAATATTCCTGATTCTCCTAACGTGAAGTTCAGGATCGGCTCGATGACAAAACAATTCACCGCGGCGCTGGTTCTCCTGGAGCAAGAAGACGGCAAGCTTTCGGTGGACGACCCTATCCGCAAATACCTGCCTGACTCTCCGGCCACATGGGACAAGATAACAGTTGCCGATCTGCTGCATCACACCTCGGGTGTTCCCAACTTCATCTTCGACAAACGATTCTTTGAATGGAGGATGGTTTCTCACACACCAGCCGAGGAGATGGAGCTTTTCAAAGACAAGCCTCTGAACTTCTTACCTGGAACACAGTGGGAGTACAGCAATTCCAACTATGCGTTGCTCGGTATCATCTTGGAAAAAGTGACCGGGCAACGCTTTGTGGATCTCTTACAAGAGCGCATTCTTGTACCCCTTGGGATGAAGGATTCAGGGCTCGACGACGACGACCTGATCTTGCCCAAAAGAGCTGAGGGTTACCAGCCTGGTTCGAAAGGCATCGTTCCCGTGCGTTCCCAATCAATGTCTGTTGGCTGGTCCACTGGCTCCATGTACTCGACAACTGGGGATCTGCTGCGGTGGGAACGGGGCCTCTTTGGCGGAAAGGTTCTGTCTGCTTCATCACTGAAGCAGATGACTACGGCCACTAAAGGGAACTATGGCTGCGGCGTCTTTGTGAGTCGTAAAGACGACATGAAGGTAGTTGAACACGGCGGCAGCATTGAAGGTTTCAACAGCTACATGATTTACGTCCCGGCCCGCAATATCGCTGTCATTGCCCTGTCCAATGTAAGCGGCGATGCGCCGGATAAAATGGCTGCCAAACTACTCGACGTGACGCTGGGAAAAACAGTCACACTTGCCAAGCAGAGAGTTGCGGTGCCGATCGCGAAAGGTGAACTCCCAAAGTTTGTTGGAGACTACCAAATCTCGACGCAGTTATCGCTCAACATAACAGCATCAGACGGGGGCTTGGTCGTACTTGCAACGGGACAGCCGCCGTTGCGATTCTCTTATGAAGGAGAGATCAACGGTCACCCACAGTTCTTTACGCGTGCCATGGACGCACAAATCGAATTCCTACCGACTGTGACCGACCACGTTTCGACGTTGGTTCTTCATCTGAGCGGGACCGCAATGACAGGCAAAAGACAATAA
- a CDS encoding PP2C family protein-serine/threonine phosphatase, whose product MATGEKSLKLGTFWTTVRWKILILFSLSSVVSVIMVTCFSMAVLNVLIRRESAYLIEERIKVIVESRKGLVDPVLDKVQGCKYVSDSAPLTAFTEQLNAIWPGSQSTFTTLSTKALHNAGPLWLNATSFAGVVEDRDSAEIRFMRTAKRRDCFVRILVKIPLGESFLNQLANASGLEIVNSTPVLLRPYRRDEGIAGEIKANFMPGSSRPIPVVVVARNWETGASESWVICQIRPSYARTIEDLSRMGLRRASWVSPMITIAFALGLAYACGMWFSLRLSKRIVTVIDALSHAAHLVGMGDFSIRIPLTEHDQLGSLIASFNAMTSHLDTQYEQENQRIALERDLTLAREVQQYLYPRSAPVLSGATVWGCTTPARIVSGDLYDFFSCNTSSVGLLCADVSGKGMSAALMMAHLQAVAHGRMLTLDQPTERPSPSAFAALLNRDLCGRFGDNRYATMFYGEYDSCSGLLRYVNAGHCRPIFISEAGEVTALLNGDLPIGLFADALYQEFQLTVSKGCTIVVYSDGLIDALNSKGEEFGEERLAERCRSLPKRATAQEICAHLSQYLAEWSAGVEQFDDTTILVLTVD is encoded by the coding sequence ATGGCAACAGGTGAAAAATCTTTGAAGCTAGGAACTTTTTGGACCACAGTCCGTTGGAAAATCCTGATCCTTTTTTCGCTCTCCAGCGTGGTCTCGGTAATCATGGTGACCTGCTTTTCGATGGCAGTCCTGAATGTGCTGATACGGCGAGAGAGCGCGTACCTGATTGAGGAACGAATTAAGGTTATCGTCGAAAGCCGCAAGGGGCTGGTGGATCCCGTTCTCGACAAGGTGCAGGGATGCAAGTACGTCTCCGATTCCGCTCCACTTACAGCTTTTACCGAACAGTTGAATGCCATATGGCCGGGCAGTCAAAGCACCTTTACCACCCTGTCGACGAAAGCCCTCCATAACGCGGGTCCGCTGTGGCTTAATGCAACGTCCTTCGCCGGTGTTGTTGAAGATCGGGACAGTGCCGAAATCCGCTTCATGCGCACGGCGAAACGCAGGGATTGTTTCGTAAGGATTCTTGTCAAAATTCCTCTTGGTGAATCGTTCTTAAATCAATTGGCAAACGCCTCGGGCTTGGAGATCGTAAACAGCACACCCGTGCTGCTGCGTCCATACCGGCGCGATGAGGGAATTGCTGGAGAGATCAAAGCCAACTTTATGCCGGGTTCGTCGCGGCCGATTCCTGTCGTAGTTGTCGCGCGAAATTGGGAGACCGGAGCATCAGAAAGCTGGGTGATCTGCCAGATTCGGCCCAGCTATGCACGGACCATAGAGGACCTGAGCCGTATGGGTTTGCGTAGGGCATCTTGGGTTTCTCCTATGATCACAATCGCCTTCGCCCTGGGTCTCGCCTATGCATGCGGTATGTGGTTTTCTCTCCGCCTGAGCAAACGCATCGTCACGGTAATTGACGCATTGAGCCACGCTGCGCATCTCGTCGGGATGGGTGATTTTTCGATCAGGATTCCGCTCACCGAACACGACCAACTTGGATCACTAATAGCTTCGTTCAATGCAATGACCTCTCATCTTGACACTCAGTACGAGCAGGAGAATCAACGTATTGCTCTGGAGCGAGATCTGACATTGGCCCGCGAGGTACAGCAATATCTTTATCCCCGCTCTGCGCCCGTCCTATCAGGCGCGACAGTGTGGGGCTGCACCACACCCGCCCGTATCGTGAGCGGTGATCTTTATGATTTCTTTTCCTGCAACACCAGCTCGGTTGGGCTGCTCTGCGCTGATGTCAGCGGCAAGGGAATGTCGGCTGCATTGATGATGGCGCATCTTCAGGCGGTCGCACACGGCAGAATGCTTACGCTGGATCAACCGACCGAGCGGCCCTCACCTTCCGCGTTCGCTGCGTTGCTCAATCGTGATCTCTGTGGACGTTTTGGCGACAACCGATACGCCACCATGTTTTACGGAGAATATGACTCCTGCAGTGGACTGTTACGGTATGTCAACGCCGGGCATTGTCGACCCATCTTCATCTCAGAGGCCGGCGAAGTCACTGCGCTCCTGAATGGTGATTTGCCAATAGGTCTATTCGCGGACGCACTTTATCAGGAGTTTCAACTCACGGTCTCTAAGGGTTGTACCATCGTTGTGTACAGCGACGGATTGATAGACGCGCTGAATTCGAAAGGGGAGGAATTCGGTGAAGAGAGGCTGGCGGAACGCTGCAGATCCCTGCCGAAGAGGGCGACGGCACAAGAGATCTGTGCACACCTATCTCAGTATCTTGCCGAATGGTCAGCGGGTGTCGAACAGTTCGACGACACAACCATTCTCGTTCTGACAGTGGACTGA
- a CDS encoding Crp/Fnr family transcriptional regulator, producing MKAKEDFFSQADEANCIFYLQTGRVKLTVVSEKGKEATITLLSAGDFIGEESIAAVAGLRMATATAVIACTALRIERAEMIRVMHEEHTFSDLFLSFLLARSMRIQADLVDQLFNSSEKRLARILLLMAEFGKPGEPEMLIPQITQETLAEMIGTTRSRVSFFMNRFRKLGFIEYNGRIRVHKSLLNVVLHDQLPEHNAVSASIMVNKKDHSTQIRKKAVIVSKIAHNQ from the coding sequence TTGAAGGCGAAGGAGGATTTCTTTTCGCAGGCGGATGAGGCGAACTGTATTTTTTATCTTCAAACCGGGAGAGTCAAACTCACGGTCGTCTCGGAGAAAGGCAAAGAAGCCACCATCACGCTCCTGTCCGCGGGGGACTTTATTGGAGAGGAATCCATCGCTGCAGTTGCGGGATTGCGCATGGCGACAGCAACTGCCGTGATTGCGTGTACGGCCCTCAGAATAGAAAGAGCTGAGATGATCCGCGTCATGCACGAGGAACACACCTTCTCTGATCTCTTTCTATCATTTCTGTTAGCACGCAGTATGCGAATCCAGGCGGACCTTGTCGATCAGCTCTTCAACTCCAGTGAAAAACGTCTGGCAAGAATTCTTTTGCTGATGGCCGAATTCGGCAAACCGGGTGAACCGGAGATGCTGATCCCGCAGATTACACAGGAAACTCTTGCCGAGATGATTGGTACGACGCGATCCCGCGTAAGTTTTTTCATGAACCGCTTCCGAAAACTCGGTTTTATTGAATACAACGGACGCATACGAGTTCATAAGTCGCTACTAAATGTGGTGCTGCACGATCAGCTACCAGAGCATAACGCTGTAAGTGCATCTATCATGGTCAACAAGAAAGATCATTCCACGCAAATAAGAAAAAAGGCAGTGATTGTGAGCAAGATTGCTCACAATCAATAA